In Solea senegalensis isolate Sse05_10M linkage group LG18, IFAPA_SoseM_1, whole genome shotgun sequence, a single window of DNA contains:
- the LOC122758852 gene encoding neurogenic differentiation factor 2-like isoform X2: MRLTSFFLSLPKDGGYNRSGLNFVPFTPYSIFSFSACDRWRVPLPRGEASLCECGRMSITGSHVMALANDVPAIWAWHQSWLLATMLSRLYSEVLPDVQRLAADWVEDTEREDCNLKGDEHDPCHLGDEDLDDPQEGSSRAESEMAGDDDDDDDDDEPEEDECGDQNDGDKPKKRGPKKRKMTPARAERSKVRRMKANARERTRMHDLNSALDNLRKVVPCYSKTQKLSKIETLRLAKNYILALGEILRNGKRPDVVTYVQMLCKGLSQPTTNLVAGCLQLNTRNFLTEPCSDGARFHMPSSPFSVHPYSYRCSRISSPHYQPGTGALNLRGHSYGSGYETVYPPGGTSPDYSSPDYEGQHSPPVCVNGGGGGGGGLSGRQQESTDTDRNYHYSMHYSGLTTSRPSHSLPFGPSGARSGGAHSENISPFHDAQLHHERAPPYEDLNAFFHN, encoded by the exons ATGAGATTAACCTcgttttttctctcccttcccAAAGATGGAGGCTATAACAGAAGCGGCTTGAATTTTGTGCCATTCACTCCTTATTCCATTTTCTCTTTCAGCGCCTGTGACAGATGGCGAGTCCCTCTCCCCCGGGGGGAAGCCAGTCTCTGTGAATGCGGCCGCATGTCAATCACCGGCTCTCATGTGATGGCTCTTGCCAATGACGTGCCAGCCATATGGGCCTGGCATCAGAGCTG gttgctTGCCACAATGTTGAGCCGTCTGTACAGCGAGGTGCTGCCGGACGTCCAGAGGCTCGCGGCTGACTGGGTGGAGGACACCGAGCGCGAGGACTGCAACCTGAAGGGCGACGAGCACGATCCCTGTCATCTCGGGGATGAGGATCTGGACGACCCTCAGGAAGGCAGCAGTCGAGCCGAGTCCGAGATGGCcggcgacgacgacgacgacgacgatgacgacgagCCCGAGGAGGACGAGTGCGGAGACCAGAACGACGGAGACAAACCCAAGAAGCGCGGCCCTAAGAAGCGCAAGATGACACCGGCGCGCGCGGAGCGCTCCAAGGTGCGCCGCATGAAGGCGAACGCGCGCGAGCGCACGCGCATGCACGACTTGAATTCTGCGCTGGACAATCTGCGCAAGGTGGTGCCATGCTATTCCAAAACCCAGAAACTGTCCAAGATCGAGACACTGAGGCTGGCCAAGAACTACATTCTGGCTCTTGGAGAGATTTTACGCAATGGGAAACGTCCAGATGTGGTGACCTATGTGCAGATGCTGTGTAAAGGCCTGTCACAGCCCACGACCAACCTTGTGGCAGGATGCCTGCAGCTAAACACCAGGAACTTCCTGACTGAACCGTGTTCAGACGGAGCTCGCTTCCACATGCCCAGCTCTCCTTTCTCCGTCCACCCTTACTCTTACCGCTGCTCCCGCATTTCCAGCCCGCACTATCAGCCCGGAACAGGTGCGCTCAATTTGCGGGGCCATTCCTACGGTTCTGGGTATGAGACCGTGTACCCGCCGGGGGGGACATCTCCTGACTACAGCAGTCCGGACTATGAAGGCCAGCACAGTCCGCCTGTGTGCGTGaacggcggtggcggcggcggcggcggcctgTCGGGGAGGCAGCAGGAGTCTACTGACACAGACAGGAACTATCACTACTCTATGCATTACTCCGGACTCACCACGTCCAGACCCAGTCACAGCTTACCCTTTGGACCCTCGGGGGCGCGCAGTGGCGGAGCGCACTCAGAAAACATTTCCCCTTTCCACGACGCGCAGTTGCACCACGAAAGGGCTCCTCCATATGAGGATCTCAATGCTTTTTTCCACAACTGA
- the LOC122758852 gene encoding neurogenic differentiation factor 2-like isoform X1 encodes MLSRLYSEVLPDVQRLAADWVEDTEREDCNLKGDEHDPCHLGDEDLDDPQEGSSRAESEMAGDDDDDDDDDEPEEDECGDQNDGDKPKKRGPKKRKMTPARAERSKVRRMKANARERTRMHDLNSALDNLRKVVPCYSKTQKLSKIETLRLAKNYILALGEILRNGKRPDVVTYVQMLCKGLSQPTTNLVAGCLQLNTRNFLTEPCSDGARFHMPSSPFSVHPYSYRCSRISSPHYQPGTGALNLRGHSYGSGYETVYPPGGTSPDYSSPDYEGQHSPPVCVNGGGGGGGGLSGRQQESTDTDRNYHYSMHYSGLTTSRPSHSLPFGPSGARSGGAHSENISPFHDAQLHHERAPPYEDLNAFFHN; translated from the coding sequence ATGTTGAGCCGTCTGTACAGCGAGGTGCTGCCGGACGTCCAGAGGCTCGCGGCTGACTGGGTGGAGGACACCGAGCGCGAGGACTGCAACCTGAAGGGCGACGAGCACGATCCCTGTCATCTCGGGGATGAGGATCTGGACGACCCTCAGGAAGGCAGCAGTCGAGCCGAGTCCGAGATGGCcggcgacgacgacgacgacgacgatgacgacgagCCCGAGGAGGACGAGTGCGGAGACCAGAACGACGGAGACAAACCCAAGAAGCGCGGCCCTAAGAAGCGCAAGATGACACCGGCGCGCGCGGAGCGCTCCAAGGTGCGCCGCATGAAGGCGAACGCGCGCGAGCGCACGCGCATGCACGACTTGAATTCTGCGCTGGACAATCTGCGCAAGGTGGTGCCATGCTATTCCAAAACCCAGAAACTGTCCAAGATCGAGACACTGAGGCTGGCCAAGAACTACATTCTGGCTCTTGGAGAGATTTTACGCAATGGGAAACGTCCAGATGTGGTGACCTATGTGCAGATGCTGTGTAAAGGCCTGTCACAGCCCACGACCAACCTTGTGGCAGGATGCCTGCAGCTAAACACCAGGAACTTCCTGACTGAACCGTGTTCAGACGGAGCTCGCTTCCACATGCCCAGCTCTCCTTTCTCCGTCCACCCTTACTCTTACCGCTGCTCCCGCATTTCCAGCCCGCACTATCAGCCCGGAACAGGTGCGCTCAATTTGCGGGGCCATTCCTACGGTTCTGGGTATGAGACCGTGTACCCGCCGGGGGGGACATCTCCTGACTACAGCAGTCCGGACTATGAAGGCCAGCACAGTCCGCCTGTGTGCGTGaacggcggtggcggcggcggcggcggcctgTCGGGGAGGCAGCAGGAGTCTACTGACACAGACAGGAACTATCACTACTCTATGCATTACTCCGGACTCACCACGTCCAGACCCAGTCACAGCTTACCCTTTGGACCCTCGGGGGCGCGCAGTGGCGGAGCGCACTCAGAAAACATTTCCCCTTTCCACGACGCGCAGTTGCACCACGAAAGGGCTCCTCCATATGAGGATCTCAATGCTTTTTTCCACAACTGA